One stretch of Actinacidiphila sp. DG2A-62 DNA includes these proteins:
- a CDS encoding MarC family protein has protein sequence MFDLTLFGSVFVTLFVIMDPPGITPIFLALTSGRATKVQRRMAWQAASVALAVITVFGICGQQILDYLHVSVPALRVAGGLLLLLIALDLLTGKAEEPTQTKDVNVALVPLGMPLLAGPGAIVTVILAVQHADGFAAQTSVWLAIIAMHAVLWLTMRYSLAIIRLIKEGGVVLVTRLSGMLLSAIAVQSVANGIFGFVHGEG, from the coding sequence ATGTTCGACCTCACGCTGTTCGGCTCCGTGTTCGTCACGCTGTTCGTGATCATGGACCCGCCCGGGATCACGCCGATCTTCCTGGCGCTGACCTCGGGCCGCGCCACGAAGGTGCAGCGGCGGATGGCCTGGCAGGCCGCGTCCGTCGCGCTCGCGGTGATCACCGTGTTCGGCATCTGCGGCCAGCAGATCCTGGACTACCTGCACGTGTCGGTGCCCGCGCTGCGGGTGGCCGGCGGCCTGCTGCTCCTGCTGATCGCCCTCGACCTGCTCACCGGCAAGGCGGAGGAGCCGACCCAGACCAAGGACGTCAACGTCGCGCTGGTCCCCCTCGGCATGCCCCTGCTGGCCGGCCCCGGCGCGATCGTCACCGTGATCCTCGCCGTCCAGCACGCCGACGGCTTCGCCGCGCAGACCTCGGTCTGGCTGGCCATCATCGCGATGCACGCGGTCCTCTGGCTGACGATGCGCTACTCGCTGGCGATCATCCGCCTGATCAAGGAGGGCGGCGTCGTCCTCGTCACCCGCCTGTCCGGCATGCTGCTGTCCGCCATCGCCGTCCAGTCCGTGGCCAACGGAATCTTCGGCTTCGTCCACGGCGAGGGCTGA
- a CDS encoding alpha/beta hydrolase, whose protein sequence is MSRPKRLTLPDNAASYELTTARGAFAALEARPAGRPAGTALLVPGFTGSKEDFLDLLAPLAAAGFRVVAIDGRGQHETSGPRDEAAYAQKELAADVRAVAAAIGATPEHPVHLLGHSLGGHIVRAAVLEEPGRGPWASLTLMSSGPAAISAEQQVRTQLAIDFLPTTDMETAWRMLRSMDGEAGEAGGAGDAGDAGPDEPAGLQEFLHRRWVTTVPEQLIATARQLMTEPDRVGELAAVPLPKLVLSGQVDYAWPVPELDEMAVRLGARRVVIEGAEHSPNAERPAQTAAALAAFWTDAHRGAAPGADRDTAGDPRATGDVTGK, encoded by the coding sequence ATGAGCCGACCGAAAAGGCTGACGCTGCCGGACAACGCGGCGTCGTACGAGCTGACCACCGCACGCGGCGCCTTCGCCGCGCTGGAGGCGCGCCCGGCGGGGCGCCCCGCCGGCACCGCGCTGCTGGTGCCGGGGTTCACCGGGAGCAAGGAGGACTTCCTCGACCTCCTCGCCCCCCTCGCCGCCGCGGGCTTCCGCGTGGTCGCGATCGACGGCCGCGGCCAGCACGAGACGTCCGGCCCGCGCGACGAAGCGGCGTACGCGCAGAAGGAGCTGGCCGCCGACGTGCGCGCGGTCGCCGCGGCGATCGGCGCGACGCCGGAGCACCCCGTGCACCTGCTCGGCCACTCGCTGGGCGGCCACATCGTGCGGGCCGCGGTGCTGGAGGAACCCGGCCGCGGCCCCTGGGCCTCGCTGACCCTGATGAGTTCCGGCCCCGCGGCGATCAGCGCCGAGCAGCAGGTCCGCACCCAGCTGGCCATCGACTTCCTGCCGACCACGGACATGGAGACCGCGTGGCGGATGCTGCGGTCCATGGACGGTGAGGCCGGCGAGGCCGGCGGGGCGGGCGACGCCGGCGACGCGGGCCCGGACGAGCCGGCGGGGCTCCAGGAGTTCCTGCACCGCCGCTGGGTGACCACGGTCCCCGAGCAGTTGATCGCCACCGCGCGCCAGTTGATGACCGAACCGGACCGGGTGGGCGAACTCGCCGCCGTACCGTTGCCGAAGCTCGTACTCTCCGGCCAGGTGGATTACGCGTGGCCGGTCCCGGAGTTGGACGAGATGGCGGTGCGCCTGGGCGCCCGGCGTGTGGTGATCGAGGGCGCCGAGCACTCGCCGAACGCCGAGCGTCCCGCGCAGACGGCCGCCGCGCTGGCCGCGTTCTGGACCGACGCGCACCGCGGCGCCGCCCCCGGCGCGGACCGGGACACCGCCGGCGATCCGCGGGCCACCGGTGACGTTACCGGTAAGTAG
- a CDS encoding DEAD/DEAH box helicase yields MPHSAASHRRGNILTTTTFRSLGILAETAEALEAVGITTPFPIQEMTLPVALAGNDVIGQAKTGTGKTLGFGLPLLERVTVGADVEAGRATPEQLTEAPQALVVVPTRELCQQVTNDLLTAGKVRNVRVAAIYGGRAYEPQVEQLKKGVDVVVGTPGRLLDLAGQKKLNLKHVRTLVLDEADEMLDLGFLPDVEKIMSMLPVRRQTMLFSATMPGAVISLARRYMSQPTHIRATAPDDTGATVANTTQHVFRAHSLDKPELVARILQAEGRGLAMIFCRTKRTAADVAEQLEKRGFAAGAVHGDLGQGAREQALRAFRNGKVDVLVCTDVAARGIDVEGVTHVINYQTPEDEKTYLHRIGRTGRAGASGTAITLVDWDDIPRWQLINKALELTFNDPEETYSTSPHLYELLGIPEGTKGVLPRAERTRAGLDAEEVEDLGETGGRGGGGRGRGGRKAAAPVQERPARTRTPRQRRRTRGGAEVAPEASDAPATVPAASSPAASGSGSASASVEDAPKAPRRRTRTRKSAAVPEAVVAAPATDSAPSADDAAPKTPRRRRTRKPAVPAPSDPS; encoded by the coding sequence TTGCCGCACAGTGCCGCGTCTCACAGAAGAGGCAACATCCTGACCACCACGACTTTCCGCAGCCTGGGAATCCTCGCCGAGACCGCCGAGGCCCTTGAGGCCGTCGGCATCACCACTCCCTTCCCGATCCAGGAAATGACGCTCCCGGTCGCCCTCGCGGGCAACGACGTCATCGGCCAGGCCAAGACCGGCACCGGCAAGACCCTCGGCTTCGGCCTGCCGCTGCTCGAACGGGTCACCGTCGGCGCCGACGTCGAGGCCGGCCGCGCCACCCCCGAGCAGCTCACCGAGGCCCCGCAGGCGCTCGTCGTCGTGCCGACCCGCGAGCTGTGCCAGCAGGTGACCAACGACCTGCTCACCGCGGGCAAGGTGCGCAACGTCCGGGTCGCCGCGATCTACGGCGGCCGGGCCTACGAGCCGCAGGTCGAGCAGCTGAAGAAGGGCGTCGACGTGGTCGTCGGCACCCCCGGCCGGCTGCTGGACCTGGCCGGGCAGAAGAAGCTCAACCTCAAGCACGTGCGCACCCTCGTCCTGGACGAGGCCGACGAGATGCTCGACCTCGGCTTCCTGCCGGACGTCGAGAAGATCATGTCGATGCTGCCGGTGCGCCGGCAGACCATGCTGTTCTCCGCGACGATGCCGGGCGCGGTCATCAGCCTGGCCCGCCGCTACATGTCGCAGCCCACGCACATCCGCGCCACCGCGCCGGACGACACGGGCGCGACGGTGGCGAACACCACGCAGCACGTCTTCCGCGCCCACTCGCTGGACAAGCCGGAGCTGGTCGCGCGCATCCTGCAGGCCGAGGGCCGCGGGCTGGCGATGATCTTCTGCCGCACCAAGCGGACCGCGGCGGACGTCGCCGAGCAGCTGGAGAAGCGCGGCTTCGCGGCCGGCGCGGTGCACGGCGACCTCGGCCAGGGCGCGCGCGAGCAGGCGCTGCGGGCGTTCCGCAACGGCAAGGTGGACGTGCTGGTGTGCACGGACGTCGCGGCGCGCGGCATCGACGTCGAGGGCGTCACGCACGTGATCAACTACCAGACGCCCGAGGACGAGAAGACCTACCTGCACCGGATCGGCCGCACCGGCCGGGCGGGCGCGTCCGGCACCGCGATCACGCTGGTCGACTGGGACGACATCCCGCGCTGGCAGCTGATCAACAAGGCGCTGGAGCTGACCTTCAACGACCCGGAGGAGACGTACTCCACGTCGCCGCACCTGTACGAGTTGCTCGGCATCCCCGAGGGCACGAAGGGTGTGCTGCCGCGGGCCGAGCGGACCCGGGCGGGGCTGGACGCGGAGGAGGTCGAGGACCTCGGCGAGACCGGCGGGCGCGGGGGCGGCGGGCGCGGGCGTGGCGGCCGCAAGGCGGCCGCGCCGGTGCAGGAGCGGCCCGCGCGCACCCGGACGCCCCGGCAGCGGCGCCGCACCCGCGGCGGGGCCGAGGTCGCGCCCGAGGCGTCCGACGCCCCGGCGACCGTGCCGGCCGCGTCGTCGCCCGCGGCTTCCGGTTCTGGTTCGGCTTCGGCTTCGGTCGAGGACGCGCCGAAGGCTCCCCGCCGCCGGACCCGGACCCGCAAGTCCGCGGCGGTCCCCGAGGCCGTGGTCGCCGCGCCGGCTACCGACTCCGCCCCCTCGGCGGACGACGCGGCACCGAAAACCCCCCGCCGCCGCCGCACCCGCAAGCCGGCCGTCCCCGCCCCCTCCGACCCGAGCTGA
- a CDS encoding ferritin-like fold-containing protein — protein METPDETGTAATPDADAGAAAETAQETAATGIAAMDWAAASAEPQYRAAVVDLLGALAYGELAAFERLAEDAKLAPTLEDKAELAAMAAAEFHHFERLRDRLAEIGEAPHQAMQPFAAALDGFHRQTAPSDWLEGLVKAYVGDSIASDFYREVAVRLDSDTRTLVLAVLDDTGHATFAVEKVRAAIAAEPRVGGRLALWARRLMGEALSQAQRVVADRDALSTMLVGGVADGFDLAEVGRMFSRITEAHTKRMAALGLAA, from the coding sequence ATGGAGACGCCAGACGAGACCGGGACCGCAGCCACGCCCGACGCCGACGCCGGGGCCGCGGCCGAGACCGCCCAGGAGACCGCCGCGACCGGGATCGCCGCCATGGACTGGGCCGCGGCCTCGGCCGAGCCGCAGTACCGCGCCGCCGTGGTCGACCTGCTCGGCGCGCTGGCGTACGGCGAGCTGGCCGCGTTCGAACGGCTCGCGGAGGACGCCAAGCTCGCGCCGACGCTGGAGGACAAGGCGGAGCTCGCGGCGATGGCCGCGGCGGAGTTCCACCACTTCGAGCGGCTCAGGGACCGGCTGGCCGAGATCGGCGAGGCCCCGCACCAGGCGATGCAGCCGTTCGCCGCCGCCCTCGACGGCTTCCACCGCCAGACCGCGCCGTCGGACTGGCTGGAGGGCCTGGTCAAGGCGTACGTCGGCGACTCGATCGCCTCCGACTTCTACCGCGAGGTCGCGGTCCGGCTGGACTCCGACACCCGCACGCTGGTGCTCGCGGTGCTCGACGACACCGGGCACGCCACCTTCGCGGTGGAGAAGGTGCGCGCGGCGATCGCCGCCGAGCCGAGGGTCGGCGGCAGGCTGGCGCTGTGGGCGCGGCGGCTGATGGGCGAGGCGCTCTCGCAGGCCCAGCGGGTGGTCGCGGACCGCGACGCGCTGTCCACGATGCTCGTCGGCGGCGTCGCGGACGGCTTCGACCTCGCGGAGGTCGGCCGGATGTTCTCGCGCATCACCGAGGCGCACACCAAGCGGATGGCGGCGCTGGGCCTGGCGGCGTAG